DNA sequence from the Tissierella sp. genome:
ACAAAAAACACTTGAGAAACTTTCATCAGGTAAGAGAATAAATAGGGCTGCAGATGATGCTGCAGGTCTTGCTATATCACAGAAGATGGATGCACAAATAAGAGGATTGAGGCAAGCTTCAAGAAATGCCCTTGATGGAGTATCTTTGATTCAAACTACAGAAGGAGCACTAAATGAAGTTCATGCAATGCTTCAAAGAATGAGGGAGCTTAGTGTGCAAGGAGCTAATGGCATATATGCAGAAGAAGATATATCAGCCTTAGCTAATGAAATGAAGGAATTAACTGAGCAAATAGATAAGATAGGAAATGATACACAATTTAATGGAATATATTTATTAAAAGGAAATTTAGACGAAGCTGGAAAGGATGAACTTCGACTACAAATAGGTGCTAATGAAGATGAATATATTGATGTAGATATGTCTGATATTAATATTACTGTGGGAACATCTGGAGGATTAAACATTTTTAATCAAGTAATAGGGAGTGGATTTATAGTTCAATTAGGCTTAACAGCAGCAAACTTTGAAGCAGCTATTACAGTATATGATGATGCTGTACAAGAAGTATCAAAGATGCGTTCTAAACTAGGAGCAGTTCAAAATAGACTTGAGCATACAATTAGGAATGTGGATAATACAGCCGAAAACCTAACAGAGTCTAAATCAAGAATTGAAGATCTTGATATGGCTCTAGAAATGACTGAATATACAAAGCTTAACATATTACAGCAAGCAGGTACCTCAATGTTAAGCCAAGCAAATAATCTACCACAAACAGTGCTTCAATTATTGCAAAGATAGGAGTGGAATATAAATGGAAGGTATTACATTGGAAAAAAGAATACTATCCACAAATGATTGGGGTCTAGTGGCAATGCTTCATGAAGGTCTTATAGAGAGGTTTAATGAGTGTATAGAATCAATAAAAGAGAAAGACTATGCAAAATTAAACTTACTTATGGACAATTGCCGTGACATATTAACAGAACTCATCATTATTTTCAATGAAAGAGATGGGTTATCCACAGATCTTAGAGAAATATACTTATATACAAACACAGTGATAACTGAAGGGGAAACGAGAAAAGATAAATCACTATTTGAAAAAGCTAAAGATATAATTAATCCTATATATGAAGGTTTCAAAGAATTAGAGATGAAAGAGGAACCAACTATAATATCAGGGCTTACCTACGGCAAAGAAAAACTAGGAGATTATAGCACAAAATCTGGGAAAGAATTTCAAGTATAATATAAAACAACAAAAAAATCTGTGGTAAATTTACCACAGATTTTACTTTATGTAACCGTGCACCCAGCTTTGACAATCCTATTCCAAGCGTTACCTAGACAGTTAACTCAGATCAGGTTTCCCCGCGGCACACGAAAATATTCACTTACCGCTGCTTCCTTCCGGATCTGACGGGGTTCATGAGTTTCCGTTGCGCAGGACCCAATCGTCACTGCCACTTATCTAGGTCAGACCTTACAATAAGAAGCCTAGGCTGGGAATTCAATCCTGCTGTAGCGGATTGCAGGTTATAGGGCACCGCTGCCTCCCCATCTAGCACGGTAAAAATTTCTAATGGCGGAGAGAGAGGGATTTGAACCCTCGAGACGCTTTCACGTCTACCCGCTTTCCAGGCGAGCGCCTTCGACCACTCAACCACCTCTCCGAGTTAGTGAAATATAATATCTCACAGATTTATATTATAACGGAGAAATCCTCTATTGTCAATAAGTATTTATCAAATTAGATATAATAGGTGTAAATTTGAATTCAATCTGATATAATATAGTATACTATAAAAATTGTGGGTGAGCTTATGTATCAAGCCTTATATAGACAGTATAGACCAAAGACCTTTGATGAAGTACTAGGTCAAAGGCATATTACAGTTACTTTAAAAAATCAAATACAAAAGGAAAATATTGGTCATGCCTACTTGTTTTCAGGTACTAGAGGGACAGGTAAGACATCTACAGCAAAGATATTTTCTAGAGCAGTCAATTGCCTAAATCCAAAAGCTGGTAATCCATGTAATGAATGTGAGATCTGCAAAGGTATCCTAGATGAAAGCATAATGGATATCATAGAAATGGATGCAGCCAGTAATAGAGGTATAGGTGATATTAGGGAATTAAAGGATAAGGTAATATATCCTCCAACTAGGGCTAAATACAAGGTATATATAATAGATGAAGTTCACATGCTGACTGCAGAGGCCTTCAATGCATTGTTGAAGATATTAGAAGAACCTCCAAAACATCTAATATTTATACTAGCTACAACAGAGCCTGAAAAACTATTGCCAACTATATTATCCAGATGTCAAAGATTTGACTTTAAGAGGATTACTACAGTAGACATATTAGACAGTATGAGAAAAATCTGTGATGACCTTGGATTAGAAGTAGAAGATAAGGTACTGAGTCTAATTGCTAGGAATTCAGATGGGGCAATGAGAGATGCTCAAAGTCTACTGGACCAATGTACTTCTTTTAGTAGTGGAAGGATAACTTATGAAGATGCTACAAGTATATTGGGTATGGTGAATTCGGACCTAATACTTAATATGGTAGAAAATATATTAGATAAAGATTTAGAAAAGGTATTACAATCTATTAATGATATAATACAAGAAGGTAAGGATATCCATCAATTCATCAAGGACTTAGTACATCATTTCAGAAATTTAATGATAATGAAAACATCCAAAAATCCTATGGAATTAATAGAAATAGATGAAGATTCCTACCAAAGATACTTAAGTCAAAGTAAAGATATTAGCTTAAATCTTATACTTAAGGCACTAGATATCTTAACTACAGCTGATGAAAAATCTAAGTGGTCAACTCAGCCAAGGATAATCCTTGAAATGGCAGTTATTCAATTGACAAAATTAGATGAGGAAATGTCTTTAGAAGAAAGAGTAAAAAAACTTGAGATGGGGATAAAAACAGAATATAAGCCTTCAAAAGAAGAACCGATGAGAAGGGAGAGTATTTCTAAGGATAGAACTACTCAAACTGAGAATGAACCAAAAAAAGAGCAAACAAAGGAAATCCCTTCAGAAAAAGAAGTATTTGTAGATGATGGTAAAGAATTGCAGCTTGAAATGTTTGTAAGAGATTGGGAATCTGTACTACAAATTATAAAATCTAAAAAAATGAACATATTTGCCCTTCTTATAGAGGGAGAACCCGTTAATTATGAAAAAGACTTACTTACAATAGGATATAAAGAACCTTTTGGATTCCACAAAGAGGCAGTAAGTAGCCCTGTTAATAAGGAATTTGTAGAGCAAGTATTTTCAGCACATTTTAGTAAAAAGATTAATATTAAATTTGAAATGATTAGCGACAAACCAAAGGCAAAAAAAGATGAAAAAGATGATAAAGAAAAAGCCATAAAAGAAGTCACTGATTTCTTTGGAAAAGATATAGTAGAAATAAAATAAGGAAGGAGAATTAATTATGGCAAAAGGTGGATTCCCAGGAATGGGCGGTAATATGGGTGGTATGATGAAGCAAATGCAAAAGATGCAAAAACAAATGGAGGAAATGCAAGCACAGCTTGAAGAAGCAGAAGTAGAAGCTACTGCTGGTGGTGGAGCAATTACATGTAAAGCAAATGGAAAGAAAGAGATATTATCAATTACCATAGATGAATCTGTAGTAGACCCAGAAGATGTGGAGATGTTACAAGATTTAGTAGTAGCAGTAGTTAATGAAGCCTTAAGAAAAGCAGAAGAAATGATGGAAAAAGAAATGAAGAAAATAACTGGAGGTATGAACATTCCAGGATTGTTCTAATAGGAGGATTACAATGGAGCAGTATGCATTACCCATAGCGAATCTCATAGAGCAGCTCTCCAAGCTACCAGGCATAGGTAGAAAAACTGCCCAAAGACTAGCGTTTTATATAATAGAGATGGAAGAATTAGAAGCAGAAAAATTATCTAAATCTATAACTAATGCCAAGGAAAAGATTAGGCTTTGTAGCATTTGTTGTAATTTAACCGATGAAGATCCTTGTCATATTTGCAGAAATGATTTGAGAGATAAATCAATTATTTGTGTAGTAGAAGGAGCAAAGGACATAATGGCCATGGAAAAATCCAGAGAATATAAGGGTCAATACCATGTACTCCATGGAGTTATATCTCCAATGGACAATATTGGACCTAATGAAATTAGAGTAAAGGAACTCTTAAATCGCTTATCCAGTGGAGTAGTAGAAGAAGTAATAATTGCAACTAATCCTACAGTAGAAGGTGAAGCTACAGCAATTTATCTATCAAGACTTATAAAACCCTTAGAAATCAAAGTAACAAGAATAGCCCATGGCATTCCAGTAGGTGGAGACTTAGAGTATTTTGATGAAGTAACCATATCTAAGGCTATGGAAAATAGAAGAGAGATATAAGGAATAGATTGATTTGTATCATAAATAAAGTTTAAAAAAGCAGGATGACAAAAAGGGACTTTTTAAGTTTCCTCTGAAGTCTCCTGCTTTTTTGTTTTTAAAAAATGGATAGGAACTATTAATTTGATATACTTATATAAATGTCACTTGAGATTACTGGATAAATCTTAAAATAATATGTAATGAAAATAGATATTTATCGTATTAACATATGAGAAACAAAATAAAAAGTTAATTACTTAGCTAAGTAAAGGGTAAGGAGGGATAGAAAGTTGCAACAAATAGTAAATATCATAGGTAACAAAGAATCTGATCAGATTTTATATGGTGAAGAAGATTTTGCCTACATTTTTGAAACCTATTATAAAAGGGTTTACAACTATATATATTATAGAATTAATTCCTATCATGGAACCGAAGATTTGACTAGTCAGATCTTTGAAAAAGTTATGATAAAAATAGATACCTATAATAAGGAAAAGGGGCCCTTTGATGTATGGTTATTTGGTATAGCAAAAAATGTAGTCAATGATTATTTTAGAGACTTAAAAAAGCATAGGATATTTTCAATTGACTCAGTTAAAGAAGCAATATCAAGCAAAAAATCACCAGAAGATATAATTGAGAGTAAAGAAACAAGTGAAGAACTTCTAAGAGCGTTAAAAGTTTTAAATGTAAGGGAGCAAAATATGATAGCACTTAAATTCGGTGCAAATTTAAAAAATGTAGATGTAGCAGAAATATTAAATCTTACTGAAAGTAATGTAGGAGTAATTCTCTATCGTGCAATGAAAAAATTAAAAAAAGAATTAGAGAAGGAGGTTTAAGTATGAATAATGATAAAAAGCTTGAAGATAGGTTCTCTATGGATATGGATAACTATATCAATGGGAAAGAAAATTTATATTTTGAGGATAAGGAATACAAGGAACTTTTAGAATTAGGAAAAACTTTGTCTCATGAAGATTTTAGTGTAAATAGCAATAAATCAGAGATATTTAATAGGTCCTTAGAGAATATCAAGAAACATAAAGGAGAAGATAATATGAAAAAGTCAAAGAAAGTTATTATAAAAGTAGCTTCTATTGCATTGATATGTATATTGGGCATATCTACCATGAGAACATCATTTGCCCAGGAGTTGGTGGATAAGATAGCAAACTTTATATCCATTGGCCATGTAACAGTTTATGAAGATCCTATGCTTAATGAAGGAGAACTCATCCAGATTCCAGATGAATTAAAGGGCAAAATTTTTGATAAAGATGGAAATCCAATAGAAGAATTTATAGTAGGTACTCCTAATGTAATGTATACTGCTGAAGGAGAAGAAATAGATAGAATTGAATCTGAAACCATGAAGATAATGACAGTATCTGAAGCTGAAAGAGAAGAAGGCAATTTGGTAGTAAGAGATACAGAAGAATTAAATACCTACACTAGTTTTACAGTTAAACTTCCTAAATATCTACCTGAAGGATATGAATTTGACAGAGCGGAATTCTTTAAAGATGAAAATGGTATTGTAGAAGATACAAAATATATATCTTTGTATTTTACTAATGATGAAACTGGAGAATACATCTATATGCAGCAAAGATATGCAGATGAAGAAACTGCATATGAAACTGGAGGATATAAGGTTGAGAAAATAGAAATCAATGGAGTAGATGCCATAATATATGATAATAGTTTAGACTGGGAAGACGAAGGTGTCATTTACTCATTAAACGGTAGAGGAATTCCAAGAGACGAACTGATAAAGACTGCAGAATCTTTTAAATAAAATCTCTAGGTTTTATCATCACATCAAACTCATCTGCTTGTATGAGACAAGGAAGAAAAATATAGAAACAGTGATCAAATCTTACATGATTTGTATCGCTGTTTTTTACTGTTTAACATGATAGTAGCTTGTAATATTACTACAATTTTACTCCATTGAATTAATTATATATAGTATGATACAATTACACTTAATATGGGGAATAGATGAGGCTTATATATAAAGAATAATTAAAATTTGTAGTACATAAATACTACTGGATAAGAAGGGTAATCAGGAGGTTGCTATGTGTGGAAGATTTATGCTTGATAGTGATATAGAGGAATTATTGAGACAGTATAGAGTAGTCAATAGAGAAGTTGCTGATTATAATAAAGCTACTATCTATCCATCTGAAAATGTACCTATTGTAATGGATGATAAAGGGAGAACTTTAAAGTCTGCAACATGGGGATTCCCTCTCAGTGGGAAAGGTAAGCTTGTTATTAATGCAAGAAGTGAGTCCCTAGCTCATAAGCATATGTTTAAAAACTCCTTTAACAATGCAAGGTGTATTATTCCTGCTAATCTATTTTATGAGTGGAAGGATGAAGGAGATAAAAAGAAAGTAAAGCATGAGATATATTTAAAGGAAAAAAACATTATTTCCTTGGGAGGATTATTTAAAGTTATACCTGATGATAAGGGGAATAAGGTCTTGTCATTTGTAATAGTGACAACTGAATCCAATAGTCACATGAAAGATATCCATTCCAGAATGCCTCTGATAATAAATAATGATGCATTGGATTATTGGCTGGACAAAAAAACCTCAGAGAACATTATTGAGGAAATATATAAAGTCAATGCAATGCATGAACTTAGTATAGACCGAATAAATGTAGAAGAACCTTTTGAACAGATGAGGCTGTTTTGATTCATATATAGATGCAATTAAATGGGTTAGTAAGGGAATCGCTAAAATATATGAGGGGTTGAAAATATGAGACGAAAAGATAGGGAAATGAGCAGGGAATTTGGTATAGAAGTCATAGATAAATCAAGTTATGGAGTTGCTTCTATGATTGGAGAAGATAATGAGCCTTATGGAGTTCCTCTTTCTATTGTAAGAGATGGAGATAATTTGTATTTTCATTCAGCTATGGATGGAAGAAAAGTAAAGATATTTGAGAAAAATTCTAAAGTTAGTGTATCCTTTATAGGAGAAGTAAAAGTACCGGAAAATTATACAAAAGAAGAATTAGATGAAATAGCGAAGGATGAGTCCAAGGCAAGGCTACTTATTAGTAATGTTTTAACAACAGAATATGAATCAGCAATTGTAAAAGGCAAAATAAATTTAGTAGAAGATGAAGAAGAAAAGATTAAGGCTATAAGATTAATATGTGAAAAATACACTCCAACAAAAATGGACTATTTTAACTTAGCAATTAAGTCAGGTTTAAAATTGATTAATGTGTATAAAATAGGAATTCAAGATATTACTGCTAAAAGAAAAAAATACGATTCACATGGCGAAGAAATGAAATGGGGTAGAATGGAGTAAATATATATCAAGAGATTAAACAATATGGAGGATTAAATGGAAAA
Encoded proteins:
- a CDS encoding flagellin, encoding MRINNNIPALNTHRQLNITNNSLQKTLEKLSSGKRINRAADDAAGLAISQKMDAQIRGLRQASRNALDGVSLIQTTEGALNEVHAMLQRMRELSVQGANGIYAEEDISALANEMKELTEQIDKIGNDTQFNGIYLLKGNLDEAGKDELRLQIGANEDEYIDVDMSDINITVGTSGGLNIFNQVIGSGFIVQLGLTAANFEAAITVYDDAVQEVSKMRSKLGAVQNRLEHTIRNVDNTAENLTESKSRIEDLDMALEMTEYTKLNILQQAGTSMLSQANNLPQTVLQLLQR
- a CDS encoding flagellar protein FliS, with translation MEGITLEKRILSTNDWGLVAMLHEGLIERFNECIESIKEKDYAKLNLLMDNCRDILTELIIIFNERDGLSTDLREIYLYTNTVITEGETRKDKSLFEKAKDIINPIYEGFKELEMKEEPTIISGLTYGKEKLGDYSTKSGKEFQV
- the dnaX gene encoding DNA polymerase III subunit gamma/tau, with protein sequence MYQALYRQYRPKTFDEVLGQRHITVTLKNQIQKENIGHAYLFSGTRGTGKTSTAKIFSRAVNCLNPKAGNPCNECEICKGILDESIMDIIEMDAASNRGIGDIRELKDKVIYPPTRAKYKVYIIDEVHMLTAEAFNALLKILEEPPKHLIFILATTEPEKLLPTILSRCQRFDFKRITTVDILDSMRKICDDLGLEVEDKVLSLIARNSDGAMRDAQSLLDQCTSFSSGRITYEDATSILGMVNSDLILNMVENILDKDLEKVLQSINDIIQEGKDIHQFIKDLVHHFRNLMIMKTSKNPMELIEIDEDSYQRYLSQSKDISLNLILKALDILTTADEKSKWSTQPRIILEMAVIQLTKLDEEMSLEERVKKLEMGIKTEYKPSKEEPMRRESISKDRTTQTENEPKKEQTKEIPSEKEVFVDDGKELQLEMFVRDWESVLQIIKSKKMNIFALLIEGEPVNYEKDLLTIGYKEPFGFHKEAVSSPVNKEFVEQVFSAHFSKKINIKFEMISDKPKAKKDEKDDKEKAIKEVTDFFGKDIVEIK
- a CDS encoding YbaB/EbfC family nucleoid-associated protein, with the protein product MAKGGFPGMGGNMGGMMKQMQKMQKQMEEMQAQLEEAEVEATAGGGAITCKANGKKEILSITIDESVVDPEDVEMLQDLVVAVVNEALRKAEEMMEKEMKKITGGMNIPGLF
- the recR gene encoding recombination mediator RecR — translated: MEQYALPIANLIEQLSKLPGIGRKTAQRLAFYIIEMEELEAEKLSKSITNAKEKIRLCSICCNLTDEDPCHICRNDLRDKSIICVVEGAKDIMAMEKSREYKGQYHVLHGVISPMDNIGPNEIRVKELLNRLSSGVVEEVIIATNPTVEGEATAIYLSRLIKPLEIKVTRIAHGIPVGGDLEYFDEVTISKAMENRREI
- a CDS encoding sigma-70 family RNA polymerase sigma factor, whose protein sequence is MQQIVNIIGNKESDQILYGEEDFAYIFETYYKRVYNYIYYRINSYHGTEDLTSQIFEKVMIKIDTYNKEKGPFDVWLFGIAKNVVNDYFRDLKKHRIFSIDSVKEAISSKKSPEDIIESKETSEELLRALKVLNVREQNMIALKFGANLKNVDVAEILNLTESNVGVILYRAMKKLKKELEKEV
- a CDS encoding DUF4367 domain-containing protein, translated to MNNDKKLEDRFSMDMDNYINGKENLYFEDKEYKELLELGKTLSHEDFSVNSNKSEIFNRSLENIKKHKGEDNMKKSKKVIIKVASIALICILGISTMRTSFAQELVDKIANFISIGHVTVYEDPMLNEGELIQIPDELKGKIFDKDGNPIEEFIVGTPNVMYTAEGEEIDRIESETMKIMTVSEAEREEGNLVVRDTEELNTYTSFTVKLPKYLPEGYEFDRAEFFKDENGIVEDTKYISLYFTNDETGEYIYMQQRYADEETAYETGGYKVEKIEINGVDAIIYDNSLDWEDEGVIYSLNGRGIPRDELIKTAESFK
- a CDS encoding SOS response-associated peptidase, giving the protein MCGRFMLDSDIEELLRQYRVVNREVADYNKATIYPSENVPIVMDDKGRTLKSATWGFPLSGKGKLVINARSESLAHKHMFKNSFNNARCIIPANLFYEWKDEGDKKKVKHEIYLKEKNIISLGGLFKVIPDDKGNKVLSFVIVTTESNSHMKDIHSRMPLIINNDALDYWLDKKTSENIIEEIYKVNAMHELSIDRINVEEPFEQMRLF
- a CDS encoding pyridoxamine 5'-phosphate oxidase family protein produces the protein MRRKDREMSREFGIEVIDKSSYGVASMIGEDNEPYGVPLSIVRDGDNLYFHSAMDGRKVKIFEKNSKVSVSFIGEVKVPENYTKEELDEIAKDESKARLLISNVLTTEYESAIVKGKINLVEDEEEKIKAIRLICEKYTPTKMDYFNLAIKSGLKLINVYKIGIQDITAKRKKYDSHGEEMKWGRME